The region ACCTTCCATCAAGTGCACCAACGACACGCCGTATGGGTCGTGCGCGAGGCGCCGCCGGCGCCTTCCCAAACCATCCCTCTCCACCAAATGTCCCACGCATGGCACCAAACGAACCATACCGCACAGGAGTGGGAAGTAGGAGGTGACGACGTCGACCTCTGGCTTGAGAGTGTGGAAACTGCGGCAGGAACCGGTCTTCTGGTCGGAGGCAATGCCGTGCATTTGCCGCCCACCGTATCGCGTGATCAGGCTCTGGCCGAAGCACTCGGCGTCCGGCGCACGCCCCGTCAAGCCATCGACGCCGCGGTCAATACTTCCGCGGCCCGCTCCCGACCGCGTACCAACGACCCTCGATTAGCGCCGAACTCGTCTTTTCTGTCCCCTCATAATCGTTCCACGCTATCCGTCACCCAGGAAACGTCAATCCTCCACGAATCCAATGGTCGATCGCCGGGGGGCAATGCAGTGGCCAGTAGTCCCTTTGCCTCCATGGAGCCCAAGATTGCCGTTGAGTGCGTCTATCGGGAAGAGCCCAGCGCGGTGAGAGTTCCCGCCACCAGTGTCTTTTTGGCATCTAACGTGTCCGGCTCGGGCACGCTGACGCTATGTCTCCTTGCTGCCTCTAGCACAGACACGCAAGAATTGAGCTTGTTGGCGTTGCAGCCCAACGCCCAAGATGGTTTTCAAGTCACTTTGATAGAGCGGCGTGCCTGTTCCGGGGCCCAGCCAATTCAGTCCACCCCGGTCCCGGCCTGTTTTGCACCACCCATGGTCAATCGCCGGACGGAAATGGCCACGGATATATTGGTGGCGGATCCAGACGGAGCCTTGGTACTGTACCGCGCTAATTTACCGATTGCGTCCGTCACCGCTCCCTACCGTGGCCCAGTGGTCAATGTACAGGATGGATTGGGCGATCGCGTGTCGATAGTGTTCGGGGACGGGGGCGGGCAACAGATCGTACGCGCCACTctttcgttggcgttggaatCTAGTCCTTTGACCCGGGATGCCTTGGCGGTTTGGGACGCGGCCCTTTTTCCACGACCGGAAAACCAAGCGTTCGCGTTCGCGTTGCGGGCAGATACGGTCCGCCTGGCACAGGCGTTGGCAACGGAAGCGACGGGCCGTGTGCGATGCGACATGGCGTGGACGGCGTTTGCTGCCGTTTTCGAACACATCGTGGAACTAGCCTTGTGGGGGACAAGGTCTGAAACAAATCCGTCCGCCAAGGTACAGTCTACGACTTCGTGGGAAGCTTTGGTGGGTTCCGACTACCATCGACAGTACAAGGATCAGGATCAAGGTTTGCttttcaaaacaacaacgccaTCTATAACACTTTCACGAGATGACGCGCCACGAGCGCTACTAGATTCCATCTCGTCGTTGGCAGCCACAGTACTGCGTTCTCGGGAAAATGGACTCCCCATTGTTCCGCCTTTATTTGATGCCCTCCTGTTTTTATACGAAGAAAACAAGCTTTCGGTCGCGCATCGAGCAAAGCGACTAGTCCCTCTGTCGAAACTGCTTGGGTACGTCTGTCACGCATTCTCCTGGGCCGAGAAAATGACCCCCACAAGTCCATTCTTAGAGTTCTTGGCCACTGACGTTGGCACTGAAGTTCTAAGCTGTACAAATACAATTTTCCCCCAGTCCGCTCCCAACAACATTTCGTTTACGTCGTTGCCATTGCCACCATCTATTCTTACGTGGATCGGGCTGAGAATTGATGGGAAGACCGAACGTGGCCCGATCTTCGATAGCATCTCGGACCGAAACGCCGCGTGCCACCGATCACGATCGATGGTGCGAGTCTACCAGGCCTTATTTAACGATGATAGTGAACATGCTGAGCTCTCTGTGGTGAGGATTTTGCTGGAAGAAGGCTACGGTAATGCCGCCATGCTCCGAGACGAGATGCCTGTTGGGGTGGTGCTCCCACTTCTAGAGGTCTTGAAACGTTGTCGCGCGGACGAGAAATTGCTGGATACTGCATCCGCCTGGTCCCCAGAGGCATGGTTACTTATAGGGCGAGAAGATCTCAGCATGAACGCATCGGGTCGGAGGTTTTCGCCTCCACCAGCACATGCTAGCCAGGCAGCTATTCCTTCGTTTCATAAAGATGAGTCTGACGAGACAGAAGCACCTTCTACAGACGACGATGCAGATGGGTTGCAGAACCTCGAAATTGTATCGTCTGTGCTCTTTCCAGCCGACAATCGCATTCGTGAAGCCGCACGTCTCTTACGGTCGTCGAAGCCCGCTTTCTTACGGGTACCGCGCGCGATTGAAGTTTCCGATCACGAGTAcgagaagaagaaacaagCTAAACTGCTGCTACACAGTCGCCGTGTATTGGCCTTACCTATTGGGCGTGGAATGTTAACGATCGGGAGTCTTGAACCCACTGGCGCAGAACCACTGCGTGTCCCTGAGCTTTGCTTCAAAGCTCGAATTCCTCCAACGAATGCAGTTTTGGCTCTCGACACGAGCGAATGCCCTGCAGACTTAAAAGTGTGGCCAGATTTCCACAACGGAGTGGCAGCTGGTTTAAGACTGCCTTTGAGCGATGATGGGTCGAGTACAAACCGTTTGATTACTCGCACTTGGATAATCTACAATAGGCCGTCGAAACCTACAGTTACGTCAACCGAAGATAGCAATACTGAAGGCAGCACCATTCATGATTCGAAGACTCATGGACACGGGGGCTTCCTTCTTGCTCTTGGGTTTAGGGGTCATCTGACGGCTCTCGAGATGTCTGACATCTATGAGTATTTGACCCAGGGAGCTGTAACGACTACTGTTGGTGTCCTGATGGGTCTCGCAGCCAACAAGCGAGGGACCTGTGACATGGCCGTGTCCAAGATGCTTTGTCTCCATATTCCAAGTTTGATACCACAACACTTTAGTGCAATTGATGTTGCCAGTGCTGTGCAGGCTGCAGCAGTGACAGGCGCCGGCCTTTTATTTCAGAGGTCTTCTCACCGAATGATGACAGAATTTCTGCTGAACGAGATCGGGAAGCGTCCCGATAGTGATATGAGCGTCTCTGACAGGGAGGCATATACTCTTTCTTGCGGAATTGCGCTTGGAATGGTGAATTTGTGTCTCGGTGAGGATTCGAGAGACGTGGAGAGGGCGGCAGGTATCTCCGACCTTCGTGTGGAAGAACGTCTTTATCGATACATGCTAGGAGGTATTGACCACGACGAATCACAACGAACTCGCGAATCCAACGAGCGATTCAGTGCTTCAGACACAAACGACAATGGCGATATTGAAAAGTGCTCTGTCGTATACGAAGGTCTTTCAATAAACACTGATGTAACTGCTCCAGGGGCTACCATTGCATTGGGTTTGATGTATATGAAGACCGGAAATAGAACAGTTGCCTCAGCGATGGCCCTTCCACAGACGCACTTCTTGCTCGAGTTTGTGCGGCCAGACTTCCTTACACTTCGTATATTATCCAGAGCGCTTATTCTGTGGGCTGACGTTACTCCCACTAATAACTGGATTGAAAGTCAAATGCCCATCGTAGTGGCCAGAGCGTACAAGGAAATGCAAACCGCTGCACAGAATTCGATGGATGGACTATCGCAGAAGCCCCGTCGACCGATAGAGTACGATCGTCACGCTGTCAGACAGATATATACCCATGTCCTCGCTGGTGCATGTTTTAGTATCGGTCTGCGCTATGCTGGAACGGGCGACCAAAAGGCGAAGGCTGTGTTGACGGAGAGGATTTTTGAGCTCAATGGCATGAGGGAAGGTGCAAACGCTGTAGCTACGGCTTGCAGGCCAGACCTTGCTATTCTGGAGACATGCCTCGGTCTGGCCTCAATATCCCTGGCCATCGTTCTGGCGGGAACCGGAGACCTCGACGCATTGCGCCTCTTCAAGGTGATTCGATGGCGTGTTGACGAGAGCACCAACTACGGCAATCATATGATCTACGCAATGTCAATTGGtattctttttcttggcggGGGGACTTCAACCCTCGGGCGAGAACCAGAGGATATTGCTGCTCTAGTATCTGCTTTCTTTCCTCGTTTTCCTGACTCGAGCTCGGACAATCGTTGCCATCTACAGGCACTACGTCATCTTTACGCTCTTGCAGTAAAAAAAAGGGAGATTGTGTCACTCGACGTCGACTCCGGCGAAAGAGTTTGCGTCCCGATTCAAGTCTTTTCCCAGTCTCCCCATATAAAAACTCCGTTCCTTCTCATGAATACGGAGGACAGTATTCTTTCGGTTCGTGTTGTGTCCGATTCATATTACCCACTGCGCTTGAATCTCGTGGACACGCACAGATACAGCTTCTTTGTTAAGAAACGGAATTTTGGTAACGCTTCCCATACTTCCGAGCTCTCTGTTGCAATGAAAGCAGGAGGCTCTTTCTCATCTGTGTTTGCGCGGCAATTCCTCTCTTCGCGAGCTAAAAATGGTTCGGATTTACATCATGTATCGAATGTGTGGAACGATTTGGGAAGCAGAAGTTCCCAAGACACGTTGATGATCTGCCTGTCACTTTGCATCGCCTCTGTTTCCGACAAGAGCTTTGAGGTTTCTCACGGAATGGAGCAGCGGGATCTTGGACTTGTCCGAAAATACTACCAGAAGTTCCCTGGCGAAGCCGATACAATACTAGACCTTCATTTCCTCGCGAGACTAATGGAGACCTCCGAAAGGATTTCGGCGGGAACGAAGCTGACACTATAGCCAAGAAAACGGTAAGTGAGCTACGTATTGACTGCTTTAAAGAGAAGAGAAGTAGATTTGAGCAACTATCCATGTCTTCGTCTAGAGTATATAAGAGTCCAAGAGAGAACGTTAAATGCCGCGAACAGGACCATCAATCACACGAGGCGCCCCGATGATATGGAGATCGAGGAAGCCGGACAGGAGTGGAGAGTCACTGTCCTAGATTAGAAGCGATATTACATCATTCCACTCCTGAAACCTCAAATGAGAGGAAAATTCTAGGCTCAACCGATCACGACCTCTGTGTGTGTAATATTTAATCCAGAACCACAATACTTCGCGAAAACGTCGGATAACATCATCTTGGTTGCCGCTGTTGTAATTGTTTTCATGTGCGCTTTGTCTTCGTCGCGACTGCCCCACTTCAGCTGACTGCTTCGCTTCATCCATTGTAGATATCGCACAGCTTGAGTAAGCGAAAGACCAACTACATCTGCGTCGTTGTTGCCGTGATTCGCTCTCCGCTTAGATTCTCTATCTTCATTGTTCATTTGTCTCAAGTCTTTTAATACTTGAGAAAGCGTCAATCGTCAATAGGCAAATATAACAATGACAACTGCAGTATTCAGACAGCATATGTTCTCGTGGTTGATGCTTTGTAGATCAACAACGCCTAGGAGATCACGTAAAAGTCTCGCTTGGTTAGCCGCGAGAAACCAGCTCAAACGCTCAAGTGTATTAGGTAGGTAAGTATTTGAGGATAAAGAACCACCCGACGGAGAGAAGATCCAACCAACGTGACCCACGCCTTCAAACAGTCCATTAGACATGACAGTATATTGATGTGCAGTAAATTTGGCTTGTAAGTAGTATTCTGCAGCATACTGGATGTTGGAAACCAATCACATTGATAAGATTCGCTGCAGTCGCTTTCCGCAACAGAAGAACGCTCACTGGTACTGTCATTCAGACTGTATGATTCTGTATCCCACCACAAATGTGTCAAGTACAACCTTGGCATACTTGACTGCTGACTTGCCCAAGCTGCTTCAGGTGCGGATGAGTCCCCGCCGAGAGAAAAAGGATGAAAGTCGTCTACAGAGGAGAGATGTTCCAAActcagcaacagcaaatggATGAACACATTGGAATCCACAAGATTTGCGGCGGCTACGCTTAAGAGCTTACAAAAGCGCTCCTTGTCCAGTTTACTCAATAGGAGTCTCACAACCTCGGCATTTCCTTTGCCAAGTTTGCCCAGTAAATCAAACAATCTGCAGACTGCCGGCACAATGAAGGCGGTCACTCAAAATTTCTTGCACCAAATGATATAGTAAACCGGATTAGGCAGTAAACAATTGCTCTCCGGTAGATGATCCTCAAAGAAATGACTCAATACAGCTGGCAAGCCAGAATCTGTAAGGAGACTTGTCAGACTCAGCAATGAAAGCCTTTGTAATGTTTGAGATCAAACCAAGTTTTGGAACAGCCACATTGCTATCTGAGCTCCCAAAGATGACTGCATGCTCATCATCACTCAGTAGACAATATCTCCCTTTATAATTATCACAGTCCCTATCGCAAAAGTTATGGAGAAGTCGCAGGAACTGAATGCATATAGCACTCTCCAGGGTACATTTGCACCCTGGACTGTGAATTCCAATGGTTCACCACCAGTGTTGGCATTGTTTGCGTGTGCTTCAGCATCTGCTTCTTCTGTTGAAACATTTTCAGTCCACGGAAGACGCTGAAACATGTCATTCAAAACTGGGATTATGCCTAATTGGTCAAGTAGATCCTGGGCATCCAGTTTCCGCCAGCCTCCTAACAGAGTACACAGGACAAACAAAACTATGATTTGATATGGGCCAAGGAGCAGTGCATTGAACTGTAGGGAATTTGCAGTGTCTTCCGGTGTATTGATGAGCTGACCTCTTGTTTGACAACCTCCAACATTGAGAGCAATCTCAATGCCCTCAGAAACTTGGCCCAACTCCTCAGAAGGAGTGTGGTAAAGCCTCCTAAGAAGTATTAGATCTGTCAAGATGCTAGCTACCAAGTTGAAACCTTTGATGGTAGCTTTGTTGACTGAAACACAACTTTCCACTTCCTTGCCTGCATCCTGCAATTCAACTTGGCGGCTTCTCCCAGCCGGAGCATCCTGGCATCAAGATTCCGCACAATGATTACGTCTCAGCACAACACCAGCTTGTTGTGCCGCCTGTGTAACTTGTAAAATGGGGCCTAGCTGATCTGCTCCATTGCAATAGTTCTCCATCAAGGAAATCCGCCACCAAGCCTAGCCAACTCAAATTGGGATCATCCTTgaccagcaacaacagtgCTAGCTTGTCCTGGTGCTCAATTTTGGGCCAAGAATGCAGCTCACCTAGTCCAAGCATTATGAGGGTGTCCGCCATGAAAGGAAAGTGTGCCAAGACATGGTTGAAAGCCATTGCAAGGATGGGTCAAAGTTCATAACTCACAAGAGTGCTACTAGATGCATTATCAAGGATTCATCATCCCCAAGTAAAATTGCTTGATTCATATCAACAGTAGAGTCCCGCCCTGAGAGGACTGCCCTGTTCCTTTGCAATTGCAACAACCCCAACAACTTTAGAGCAGTCAAATTTTCCATCAATTGACAATCTTCAGGTTTGAATATGAGCAGCGCCAAAGCACAACAAAAATGTGCAAGTTGTTGACAGTTGAATTCTTCCCAGAGCGTGTACAAGCCTGGAATGTTTCCCAAAAAGAATGTTGTGTTCAGATTTGGTTGTCCACTGGGGTGGCAACCCACGTGAGTCATGGCTTCTACCAACTGCGGTTGCGACAATGACAACTGGGATAAGACACTCAAAATTTCTTCGATTAAGGCAACCGCACACTTGAAACATGAAGCGCTGGCCAGCAATGTAAACAGGAAGGGGAGGAAGGCTCCATGATCCAAAATAACCTGTTCTTCTACCAACAAAGGAATGGCATACACAAGTTTGCGCAAGGATGCCAAAGCTTTGTTGAAGCAAGATGCCAATTGTGTAGCAAGAATTTGTTCACTCAAATTGCAGGCATCATTTGACATGGACACCTCCTGTCCAACAAAGCTCTTTTCCCGGAACATTTGCATCAGGATTTGTACACCTCCAGCTTGGACAAAAGGATCCTGCTTGAAACCTAACCACCCTCCACTAGTGTAGTATTTTGGTGTGGTTGGTGGAAGGTTTGCATTGCGGACAGGGGCATTGGTTTGGTGAGAATTGTGTGTTTGCAAAGGATCACCAATCAACCGTGGCGCCAGTCATGAAACAATAATTTGTGTTTCAACGCAGTTGCCAGAATCAATAGCAGCGGCCAAAAATGCCACGTTGGTTGGTAGGATACCGGCTGGCCCATCCAACGCTTGAAAGAGCGCATTGCCCCCCATTGCTGTCAATTGGCGTGTGGCGGGAAGTTGTTGCCAAAAACAAGATTTCCCGGTACTTTATCTTGCCAAGAGAGAGTACACCACGTTGGGGCCAAATTTTAGTATTGCTACTATGACCACCACTCATTGTTGCACCAGTTTGGAAACAACCGTTCCCTTGCATTGATGCATTGCTCCCACTGGTGGCTACACTGCTATGTTGGCAGTGTATGGCGCCACTGCTAGAAATTGCTGATCCCCGCCGGCCTGCACTCAGAAACAATCAATCCAcattgtgtgtgtagcactGCAAAAGTGGTACTGTTGAAGTACAACGCGAGGGTCCCACCGTGCATATTGGATTGGGAAAGCAACAGGAATCCCTGACGGCCTCCAGGAAAGCTGCCTTGACTACTCCTCTGCCGGAAAGCATTGTGTAGGTGATTGCTGCCACCCCCACCAAAGGTAATGTAATTCTCCTGGCACCTTTCAAACTGCCTTGTTGACACAAGTTGTGCTGGAATATGTTTCCACAACCACGTTGATCTGTGATGCTTCTTTGATGGTCAAGCGTTTACAAGGTCAACCCTAGCTACAATTTGGGATGGCGGGACCATTGGAAGCTTTGGTAGTGATCAGCAGCAAAATTCCGTTGCTGCGGATTGTACACCCCATCCAAAACATTGTTGAGTGGATCCGTCCCGGATGAATGTTGCGTTATGGCGGACGCGTCGTGGCAAGGTTTGGTAGCTGAGCTATTTGTTGTCTGCGTGTATTTTGCTCCTTGCTATTGCTGGCGTAAAATTTGTTCCGATTTTTGCTGTGTTGCTCCCAATGCAAGGCTTAGCTTTTTTCGGCAGCGCGCCGCGGCAAGAGCTGGCATAATTGCACAAATTCAGGCAGAGGATTGCCTTGGCCGCCTTTTGGCGGTTTGTATGTTGATGCGGTCGCTGTCAACCCGTCTCGTGGTGAACGCGGCAATGGCTGGGGTGCGGCCTAGGACAATGGCGTCTCCTAACCTTGGCCCCAACTGACCACAAGTGTCGAACTTCGGCGTCAAAAACTTGCCTTTGTCAGTGGAAATGCTAACGGGTGTTGGAAAGATCACTGACAGTTAATCTTTTGTTGAATTGACAGATTCTAGACCACCAGCGACTCAAGAAATAGAGATGGCAAATTTTTTCAACAGTCAAAGAAGTGCGAACTCTTTTCGACTACCACTGGATGGGTAGGAGTCTACTCTTTATATTTAATCAGAAACAATCTAGACAACATCTTTCTGAGTGTGACGTAGGCCAGTCGTGTCCAGAGATCTCATTCGGAGAATGTGGGGTATTCGGCCATCCCCGGGTTGGTGGGAATGGGTTTTTCTGGTCGAGGACCCAATGGCGACAGCAAAACTAGTATCATAAGGCGTACTGTCCGCCAACGTTTCAGTCGATAAATCGGAATCCCGGATTCATCCAAAGACATATTATCTTGTGGTTTCATTGGATCTAGTGTATCTCACATTGATACCTTCCAACACAAAGTTGCCATGCAATTATCCGATTTTATATCAGTGGCACTAATCCTTTATGAATACG is a window of Phaeodactylum tricornutum CCAP 1055/1 chromosome 28, whole genome shotgun sequence DNA encoding:
- a CDS encoding predicted protein is translated as MSTTPVPLQLTSLVNVSASQQQERCDGEPAYHPEDSYQTLQRLCTRRPSTTNDTTIASSSDYVHHGSIETLWQRRRDGTGWRVVVQSGLDDGRVLDQQHTNARARKTTSTTHASFVIPQDAAAVSTYGGDWQPNPALVWTSFATDTTRDPAPHTVLCVLVHPTTLVLYDVYPDQSATTILTGGEGYTISLPFECAGLYSLDQVGGLFLQRMPDAEDTQIDGPHHHDEYDHNDDTHEQTLPHTVDDGFILQAPPRRHRNPPRFPNDELDDSVSPRISRQSPRPAPHTSPHTPSWLPHLPPVASLFTLQHPLADVLPVRQVSTSSVLHNNLVTDVHETVLWVGTAKWSDDNNITRNSSSPQAQKQVLMVTFHQVHQRHAVWVVREAPPAPSQTIPLHQMSHAWHQTNHTAQEWEVGGDDVDLWLESVETAAGTGLLVGGNAVHLPPTVSRDQALAEALGVRRTPRQAIDAAVNTSAARSRPRTNDPRLAPNSSFLSPHNRSTLSVTQETSILHESNGRSPGGNAVASSPFASMEPKIAVECVYREEPSAVRVPATSVFLASNVSGSGTLTLCLLAASSTDTQELSLLALQPNAQDGFQVTLIERRACSGAQPIQSTPVPACFAPPMVNRRTEMATDILVADPDGALVLYRANLPIASVTAPYRGPVVNVQDGLGDRVSIVFGDGGGQQIVRATLSLALESSPLTRDALAVWDAALFPRPENQAFAFALRADTVRLAQALATEATGRVRCDMAWTAFAAVFEHIVELALWGTRSETNPSAKVQSTTSWEALVGSDYHRQYKDQDQGLLFKTTTPSITLSRDDAPRALLDSISSLAATVLRSRENGLPIVPPLFDALLFLYEENKLSVAHRAKRLVPLSKLLGSKLYKYNFPPVRSQQHFVYVVAIATIYSYVDRAEN